A single Pedobacter sp. PACM 27299 DNA region contains:
- a CDS encoding CocE/NonD family hydrolase → MKKNRKTFGMAMLCLLFSHLGFGQTLTLPDKVKYDIADSVLIKAPNGITLSAVVVRKKGAPLQQPTALMYFIYSDTKRSLMEAKYAADHGYVGIVADARGKRLSPDDPVPYEHEAKDVNLVIDWIVQQPWSDGRVAMYGGSYSGFAQWAAAKYLHPALKTIVPYVAAIPGLGLPMENNIFLLANYQWPFYVTNNKYTDDAVNNDGARWRAMRMKWWESGLAYNKVDSLDGTPNPWLQKWLSHPDYDTYWQSMVPFKQDYAKINIPVLTITGYYDDGQVSALEYLREHYKYRPNAEHYLIIGPYDHFGAQKGGIPNLRGYQVDERALINTREITFQWMDYILKAGKKPELLQDKINFEVMGANTWRHVPSLDQMEASKIRFYLDKTGEEYRLSPLKPVQGSFTDQTVDMRDRTTMNNDYYPDPIVKDEIDKSNGLFFLTKPFDTAVSVSGSLEGELKAIINKKDMDVGLTLYELTPDGQYFQLSYFLGRASYAHDSSKRKLLCPGKEETIPFYRSRVFSRQLKKGSRLLLMLNIDKNPFAEINYGTGKQVSRESMKDAGEPLKIKWSTQSYIDLGISSAEQ, encoded by the coding sequence ATGAAAAAGAACAGAAAAACCTTCGGTATGGCCATGCTATGTCTTTTATTTAGTCATTTAGGTTTTGGCCAAACGCTGACTTTACCGGATAAGGTAAAGTATGACATCGCAGATAGCGTGTTGATCAAAGCCCCCAATGGCATTACTTTATCCGCTGTAGTGGTCAGGAAAAAGGGTGCTCCTTTGCAGCAGCCAACTGCATTAATGTATTTTATTTATTCAGATACTAAAAGAAGTCTGATGGAGGCTAAATACGCTGCAGACCATGGTTATGTAGGAATTGTGGCGGATGCGAGGGGTAAGCGGCTCAGTCCGGATGATCCTGTACCTTATGAGCATGAGGCGAAAGATGTGAATTTGGTGATCGATTGGATCGTGCAGCAACCCTGGAGTGATGGACGCGTAGCGATGTATGGAGGAAGTTATTCTGGCTTTGCACAATGGGCGGCAGCGAAATACTTGCACCCTGCATTGAAAACTATTGTGCCTTATGTGGCTGCAATTCCCGGATTAGGGCTTCCTATGGAAAACAATATCTTTTTATTGGCCAATTACCAATGGCCGTTTTATGTAACCAATAACAAATATACTGATGATGCGGTCAATAATGATGGGGCACGCTGGCGAGCTATGCGCATGAAATGGTGGGAAAGTGGACTGGCGTACAATAAGGTTGACAGTTTGGATGGTACTCCGAATCCCTGGCTGCAGAAATGGTTGTCACATCCGGATTATGATACTTATTGGCAATCCATGGTTCCTTTTAAGCAGGACTATGCGAAAATTAATATCCCTGTTCTGACCATTACCGGCTACTATGATGATGGGCAGGTGTCGGCATTGGAATATTTGAGGGAGCATTACAAATACCGTCCCAATGCGGAACATTACCTGATTATTGGCCCTTATGATCATTTTGGAGCACAAAAAGGAGGCATTCCAAACTTACGGGGTTATCAGGTTGATGAGCGGGCGCTGATCAATACCCGGGAGATTACTTTTCAATGGATGGATTATATCCTGAAAGCCGGGAAGAAACCAGAACTGCTCCAGGATAAGATCAATTTTGAAGTGATGGGGGCCAATACCTGGCGTCATGTTCCTTCCCTGGATCAAATGGAAGCTTCTAAAATTCGCTTTTATCTGGACAAAACCGGAGAAGAGTATCGGCTTTCCCCACTGAAACCTGTTCAAGGCAGTTTTACGGATCAAACTGTCGACATGAGGGATAGAACCACCATGAACAACGATTATTATCCTGATCCGATTGTCAAAGATGAAATCGACAAAAGTAACGGCTTGTTCTTTTTAACTAAGCCATTTGATACTGCTGTTTCTGTAAGTGGTTCATTGGAAGGGGAACTAAAGGCGATCATCAATAAAAAAGATATGGATGTTGGCTTGACTTTATATGAGCTGACACCAGATGGGCAGTATTTCCAACTTTCCTATTTTTTAGGCAGAGCAAGTTATGCCCATGACAGCAGCAAACGAAAACTATTGTGTCCTGGAAAGGAAGAAACGATTCCTTTTTACCGCTCCAGGGTATTCAGCAGGCAGCTTAAAAAGGGAAGCCGTTTGTTATTGATGCTCAATATTGACAAAAATCCGTTTGCAGAGATCAATTATGGAACGGGAAAGCAGGTGAGCAGAGAAAGCATGAAAGACGCGGGGGAGCCTTTAAAGATTAAGTGGTCAACACAAAGCTATATAGATCTTGGTATCTCCAGCGCTGAGCAGTAA